One genomic window of Glycine max cultivar Williams 82 chromosome 16, Glycine_max_v4.0, whole genome shotgun sequence includes the following:
- the LOC100788368 gene encoding putative transthyretin-like S-allantoin synthase isoform X1 — MIQGEEIFCFFVTILSWDYTKSLRWSKGEQSTALATATGSSLQELSEWNARYREKFGFVFLICAAGRSTDEILAELKRRYTNRPIVEFEIAAQEQMKITELRLAKLFSSRENISSSVDKYSAAKKAEEDRISIIGGHVTAASEISTAKLIHHPARTRPPITTHVLDVSQGSPAAGIEVLLEVWRGTQSRPTFGASGGGSWVFQGSSTTDLDGRSGQLLSIVDDVNPGIYRISFNTGKYIPNGFFPYVSLVFEIKESQKREHFHVPLLLSPFSFSTYRGS, encoded by the exons ATGATTCAGGGGGAGGAGATATTCTGTTTCTTTGTCACTATCCTGAGTTGGGATTACACAAAATCCCTGAG GTGGAGTAAGGGAGAGCAATCAACTGCTTTAGCAACTGCTACTGGTTCTAGCTTACAG GAACTATCTGAATGGAATGCTCGGTATAGGGAAAAGTTTGGGTTTGTATTTCTCATTTGTGCAGCTGGGAGAAGTACCGATGAGATACTTGCTGAACTGAag AGACGTTATACAAACAGGCCAATTGTTGAATTTGAGATTGCTGCTCAGGAGCAAATGAAAATTACAGAACTGCGCCTTGCAAAGCTCTTTTCAAGTAGAGAAAACATTTCTTCTTCAGTTGATAAATATTCCGCTGCTAAAAAGGCAGAAG AAGATCGTATAAGCATTATTGGTGGTCACGTGACTGCTGCTTCAGAGATTTCAACAGCAAAATTGATTCACCATCCTGCCAGAACCCGCCCTCCCATTACGACTCATGTGTTGGATGTTTCTCAGGGCTCTCCAGCTGCTGGTATCGAGGTACTTCTGGAGGTGTGGAGGGGCACTCAGTCTCGACCGACATTTGGGGCCTCAGGCGGTGGCAGTTGGGTGTTCCAAGGGTCTTCAACGACCGATTTAGATGGTCGTAGTGGTCAACTGTTGAGCATAGTTGATGATGTGAATCCAGGGATATACAGGATAAGTTTCAACACTGGGAAGTACATCCCAAATGGTTTCTTTCCTTATGTGTCTCTAGTGTTTGAAATCAAGGAGTCACAAAAAAGGGAACATTTCCATGTTCCTCTCCTGCTTTCACCATTCTCATTCAGCACTTACCGTGGAAGCTAG
- the LOC100526937 gene encoding Protein yippee-like At4g27745-like (The RefSeq protein has 2 substitutions compared to this genomic sequence), whose product MTIHTDPSATYRCKNCQNPVAFRAELLSKNYLAKTGRAFMFSHARNIVLGPKQERSLVTGVYTIAGIFCSNCGEELGWKYLQAYEARRKFKEGKFIIETAKIAKDYY is encoded by the exons ATGACGATTCATACCGATCCATCTGCTACATACAGATGCAAAAACTGCCAAAACCCTGTTGCTTTCCGCGCTGAACTACTTTCCAAAAACTATCTG GCAAAAACTGGGCGAGCATTTATGTTCTCTCATGCAAGGAACATCGTTTTGGGGCCAAAACAAGAGAGAAGTCTCATGACTGGTGTGTACACTATTGCTGGTATCTTTTGCAGCAACTGTGGTGAGGAATTGGGATGGAAGTACCTACAAGCTTATGAGGCAAGACAGAAGTTCAAGGAAGGAAAGTTCATAATTGAAACGGCAAAGATTGCCAAGGACTACTACTAG
- the LOC100788368 gene encoding putative transthyretin-like S-allantoin synthase isoform X2, which produces MIQGEEIFCFFVTILSWDYTKSLRWSKGEQSTALATATGSSLQELSEWNARYREKFGFVFLICAAGRSTDEILAELKRRYTNRPIVEFEIAAQEQMKITELRLAKLFSSRENISSSVDKYSAAKKAEDRISIIGGHVTAASEISTAKLIHHPARTRPPITTHVLDVSQGSPAAGIEVLLEVWRGTQSRPTFGASGGGSWVFQGSSTTDLDGRSGQLLSIVDDVNPGIYRISFNTGKYIPNGFFPYVSLVFEIKESQKREHFHVPLLLSPFSFSTYRGS; this is translated from the exons ATGATTCAGGGGGAGGAGATATTCTGTTTCTTTGTCACTATCCTGAGTTGGGATTACACAAAATCCCTGAG GTGGAGTAAGGGAGAGCAATCAACTGCTTTAGCAACTGCTACTGGTTCTAGCTTACAG GAACTATCTGAATGGAATGCTCGGTATAGGGAAAAGTTTGGGTTTGTATTTCTCATTTGTGCAGCTGGGAGAAGTACCGATGAGATACTTGCTGAACTGAag AGACGTTATACAAACAGGCCAATTGTTGAATTTGAGATTGCTGCTCAGGAGCAAATGAAAATTACAGAACTGCGCCTTGCAAAGCTCTTTTCAAGTAGAGAAAACATTTCTTCTTCAGTTGATAAATATTCCGCTGCTAAAAAGGCAGAAG ATCGTATAAGCATTATTGGTGGTCACGTGACTGCTGCTTCAGAGATTTCAACAGCAAAATTGATTCACCATCCTGCCAGAACCCGCCCTCCCATTACGACTCATGTGTTGGATGTTTCTCAGGGCTCTCCAGCTGCTGGTATCGAGGTACTTCTGGAGGTGTGGAGGGGCACTCAGTCTCGACCGACATTTGGGGCCTCAGGCGGTGGCAGTTGGGTGTTCCAAGGGTCTTCAACGACCGATTTAGATGGTCGTAGTGGTCAACTGTTGAGCATAGTTGATGATGTGAATCCAGGGATATACAGGATAAGTTTCAACACTGGGAAGTACATCCCAAATGGTTTCTTTCCTTATGTGTCTCTAGTGTTTGAAATCAAGGAGTCACAAAAAAGGGAACATTTCCATGTTCCTCTCCTGCTTTCACCATTCTCATTCAGCACTTACCGTGGAAGCTAG
- the LOC100788368 gene encoding putative transthyretin-like S-allantoin synthase isoform 2 (isoform 2 is encoded by transcript variant 2) — protein MEFSFDEKDFASCCGSTKFAKEMASASPFRSFQDAVSVAKGVWFNSVDVNGWLQAFSAHPQIGQTHAPSVASEASAQWSKGEQSTALATATGSSLQELSEWNARYREKFGFVFLICAAGRSTDEILAELKRRYTNRPIVEFEIAAQEQMKITELRLAKLFSSRENISSSVDKYSAAKKAEDRISIIGGHVTAASEISTAKLIHHPARTRPPITTHVLDVSQGSPAAGIEVLLEVWRGTQSRPTFGASGGGSWVFQGSSTTDLDGRSGQLLSIVDDVNPGIYRISFNTGKYIPNGFFPYVSLVFEIKESQKREHFHVPLLLSPFSFSTYRGS, from the exons ATGGAGTTCAGTTTCGACGAGAAGGACTTCGCGTCGTGCTGCGGAAGCACCAAATTCGCGAAGGAAATGGCTTCGGCCTCTCCTTTCCGTTCGTTCCAGGACGCTGTTTCTGTCGCGAAGGGCGTTTGGTTCAACAGCGTTGATGTCAACGGTTGGCTTCAGGCCTTCTCCGCGCACCCTCAGATCGGTCAAACCCACGCTCCCTCTGTCGCCTCTGAAGCCAGTGCTCA GTGGAGTAAGGGAGAGCAATCAACTGCTTTAGCAACTGCTACTGGTTCTAGCTTACAG GAACTATCTGAATGGAATGCTCGGTATAGGGAAAAGTTTGGGTTTGTATTTCTCATTTGTGCAGCTGGGAGAAGTACCGATGAGATACTTGCTGAACTGAag AGACGTTATACAAACAGGCCAATTGTTGAATTTGAGATTGCTGCTCAGGAGCAAATGAAAATTACAGAACTGCGCCTTGCAAAGCTCTTTTCAAGTAGAGAAAACATTTCTTCTTCAGTTGATAAATATTCCGCTGCTAAAAAGGCAGAAG ATCGTATAAGCATTATTGGTGGTCACGTGACTGCTGCTTCAGAGATTTCAACAGCAAAATTGATTCACCATCCTGCCAGAACCCGCCCTCCCATTACGACTCATGTGTTGGATGTTTCTCAGGGCTCTCCAGCTGCTGGTATCGAGGTACTTCTGGAGGTGTGGAGGGGCACTCAGTCTCGACCGACATTTGGGGCCTCAGGCGGTGGCAGTTGGGTGTTCCAAGGGTCTTCAACGACCGATTTAGATGGTCGTAGTGGTCAACTGTTGAGCATAGTTGATGATGTGAATCCAGGGATATACAGGATAAGTTTCAACACTGGGAAGTACATCCCAAATGGTTTCTTTCCTTATGTGTCTCTAGTGTTTGAAATCAAGGAGTCACAAAAAAGGGAACATTTCCATGTTCCTCTCCTGCTTTCACCATTCTCATTCAGCACTTACCGTGGAAGCTAG
- the LOC100788368 gene encoding putative transthyretin-like S-allantoin synthase isoform 1 (isoform 1 is encoded by transcript variant 1), with translation MEFSFDEKDFASCCGSTKFAKEMASASPFRSFQDAVSVAKGVWFNSVDVNGWLQAFSAHPQIGQTHAPSVASEASAQWSKGEQSTALATATGSSLQELSEWNARYREKFGFVFLICAAGRSTDEILAELKRRYTNRPIVEFEIAAQEQMKITELRLAKLFSSRENISSSVDKYSAAKKAEEDRISIIGGHVTAASEISTAKLIHHPARTRPPITTHVLDVSQGSPAAGIEVLLEVWRGTQSRPTFGASGGGSWVFQGSSTTDLDGRSGQLLSIVDDVNPGIYRISFNTGKYIPNGFFPYVSLVFEIKESQKREHFHVPLLLSPFSFSTYRGS, from the exons ATGGAGTTCAGTTTCGACGAGAAGGACTTCGCGTCGTGCTGCGGAAGCACCAAATTCGCGAAGGAAATGGCTTCGGCCTCTCCTTTCCGTTCGTTCCAGGACGCTGTTTCTGTCGCGAAGGGCGTTTGGTTCAACAGCGTTGATGTCAACGGTTGGCTTCAGGCCTTCTCCGCGCACCCTCAGATCGGTCAAACCCACGCTCCCTCTGTCGCCTCTGAAGCCAGTGCTCA GTGGAGTAAGGGAGAGCAATCAACTGCTTTAGCAACTGCTACTGGTTCTAGCTTACAG GAACTATCTGAATGGAATGCTCGGTATAGGGAAAAGTTTGGGTTTGTATTTCTCATTTGTGCAGCTGGGAGAAGTACCGATGAGATACTTGCTGAACTGAag AGACGTTATACAAACAGGCCAATTGTTGAATTTGAGATTGCTGCTCAGGAGCAAATGAAAATTACAGAACTGCGCCTTGCAAAGCTCTTTTCAAGTAGAGAAAACATTTCTTCTTCAGTTGATAAATATTCCGCTGCTAAAAAGGCAGAAG AAGATCGTATAAGCATTATTGGTGGTCACGTGACTGCTGCTTCAGAGATTTCAACAGCAAAATTGATTCACCATCCTGCCAGAACCCGCCCTCCCATTACGACTCATGTGTTGGATGTTTCTCAGGGCTCTCCAGCTGCTGGTATCGAGGTACTTCTGGAGGTGTGGAGGGGCACTCAGTCTCGACCGACATTTGGGGCCTCAGGCGGTGGCAGTTGGGTGTTCCAAGGGTCTTCAACGACCGATTTAGATGGTCGTAGTGGTCAACTGTTGAGCATAGTTGATGATGTGAATCCAGGGATATACAGGATAAGTTTCAACACTGGGAAGTACATCCCAAATGGTTTCTTTCCTTATGTGTCTCTAGTGTTTGAAATCAAGGAGTCACAAAAAAGGGAACATTTCCATGTTCCTCTCCTGCTTTCACCATTCTCATTCAGCACTTACCGTGGAAGCTAG